Proteins encoded together in one Xiphophorus maculatus strain JP 163 A chromosome 13, X_maculatus-5.0-male, whole genome shotgun sequence window:
- the LOC111610424 gene encoding gastrula zinc finger protein XlCGF57.1-like has translation MRTHTCEKPFTCVTCGKSFSHKHVLTQHMMIHTGEKPFSCVTCGKSFSIKQSLTYHMMTHTGEKPFSCVNCGKSFSIKQNLTQHMMIHTGEKPFSCVTCGKSFNQKQSLTRHMMTHTSEKPFSCVTCGKSFNRKQSLTQHMMIHTGEKPFSCVTCGKSFSIKQSLTYHMMTHTGEKPFSCVNCGKSFSIKQHLTQHMMIHTGGKPFSCVTCGKSFSMKQNLTQHMMIHTGGKPFSCVTCGKSFSRKDFFTQHMMIHTGEKPFSCVTCGKSFSRKDFFTQHMMIHTGEKPFSCVTCGKGFRHKSALTQHMMIHTGEKPFSCVTCGKSFSIKQKLTRHMRIHTGEKPFSCVTCGKSFNQKQSLTRHMMTHTSEKPFSCVTCGKSFNRKQSLTEHMMIHTGGKPFSCVTCGKSFNRKQSLTEHMMIHTGGKPFSCVTCGKSFSMKQKLTRHMMTHSGEKPFSCVTCGESFRHKVSLIHHLRRHTGEKQ, from the coding sequence atgagaactcatacgtGTGAAAAGCCGTTTACATGTGTGActtgtgggaaaagttttagtcataaacatgttttaactcagcacatgatgattcacactggtgaaaagccgttttcatgtgtgacctgtggaaaaagttttagtataaaacagagtttaacttACCATATGATgactcacactggtgaaaagccgttttcatgtgtgaattgtggaaaaagttttagtataaaacagaatttaactcagcacatgatgattcacactggtgaaaagccgttttcatgtgtgacctgtggaaaaagttttaatcaaaaacagagtttaactcGGCATATGATGACTCACACaagtgaaaagccgttttcatgtgtgacctgtggaaaaagttttaatcgaaaacagagtttaactcagcacatgatgattcacactggtgaaaagccgttttcatgtgtgacctgtggaaaaagttttagtataaaacagagtttaacttACCATATGATgactcacactggtgaaaagccgttttcatgtgtgaattgtggaaaaagttttagtataaaacagcatttaactcagcacatgatgattcacactggtggaaaaccgttttcatgtgtgacctgtggaaaaagttttagtatgaaacagaatttaactcagcacatgatgattcacactggtggaaaaccgttttcatgtgtgacctgtggaaaaagttttagtcgaaaagACTTTTtcactcagcacatgatgattcacactggtgaaaagccgttttcatgtgtgacctgtggaaaaagttttagtcgaaaagACTTTTtcactcagcacatgatgattcacactggtgaaaagccgttttcatgtgtgacctgtggaaaaggttttaggcATAAATcggctttaactcagcacatgatgattcacactggtgaaaagccgttttcatgtgtgacctgtggaaaaagttttagtataaaacagaaattaactcGGCatatgaggattcacactggtgaaaagccgttttcatgtgtgacctgtggaaaaagttttaatcaaaaacagagtttaactcGGCATATGATGACTCACACaagtgaaaagccgttttcatgtgtgacctgtggaaaaagttttaatcgaaaacagagtttaactgagcacatgatgattcacactggtggaaaaccgttttcatgtgtgacctgtgggaaaagttttaatcgaaaacagagtttaactgagcacatgatgattcacactggtggaaaaccgttttcatgtgtgacctgtggaaaaagttttagtatgAAACAGAAATTAACTCGGCATATGATGACTCActctggtgaaaagccgttttcatgtgtaaCCTGTGGAGAAAGTTTTCGTCACAAGGTGAGTTTAATTCACCACTTGAGGcgtcacacaggtgaaaagcagtag